The following are encoded in a window of Thiohalobacter sp. IOR34 genomic DNA:
- a CDS encoding ammonium transporter, whose product MEAITQLSYALDTFYFLVSGALVMWMAAGFAMLEAGLVRSKNTAEILLKNIALFAIACIMYMVVGYNIMYPGEGVSSVWPGISFLLGGDNTVEEVLASGGETYYSSMSDFFFQVVFVATAMSIVSGAVAERMKLWAFLIFAIFMTGFIYPLQGYWKWGGGFLDGLGFLDFAGSGVVHLCGAAAALAGVLLLGARKGKYGPNGEVHPIPGANLPLATLGTFILWLGWFGFNGGSELKISDIGEANAVALVFVNTNMAAAGGVVAAAITARILFGKTDLTMALNGALAGLVAITAEPLTPTPLLATLIGAIGGVLVVFSIISLDKLRIDDPVGAISVHGVVGMWGLIAVVLSNPDATLGAQLTGLGVILGWTLVASLVVWMVIKVVMGLRVSEEEEYEGVDLAECGLEAYPEFTGAKGSGI is encoded by the coding sequence GTGGAAGCGATTACTCAACTCAGTTATGCGCTCGACACCTTCTACTTCCTGGTGTCCGGTGCCCTGGTCATGTGGATGGCCGCCGGTTTCGCCATGCTGGAAGCCGGTCTGGTGCGTTCCAAGAACACGGCCGAGATTCTGCTCAAGAACATCGCCCTGTTCGCCATTGCCTGCATCATGTACATGGTGGTGGGTTACAACATCATGTATCCCGGGGAGGGAGTCAGCTCGGTGTGGCCCGGCATCAGTTTCCTGCTCGGCGGTGACAACACCGTGGAAGAGGTACTGGCCAGTGGTGGCGAGACCTACTACTCCAGCATGTCCGATTTCTTCTTCCAGGTGGTGTTCGTGGCCACGGCCATGTCCATCGTTTCCGGCGCCGTTGCCGAGCGCATGAAGCTGTGGGCCTTCCTGATCTTCGCCATCTTCATGACCGGCTTCATCTACCCGCTGCAGGGCTACTGGAAGTGGGGCGGTGGTTTCCTCGACGGCCTCGGCTTCCTTGATTTCGCCGGTTCCGGCGTGGTGCACCTGTGTGGCGCTGCCGCGGCCCTGGCCGGTGTCCTGCTGCTTGGCGCACGCAAGGGCAAGTACGGTCCGAACGGCGAGGTGCATCCGATCCCCGGTGCCAACCTGCCGCTGGCTACCCTCGGTACCTTCATCCTCTGGCTGGGGTGGTTCGGCTTCAATGGCGGTTCCGAGCTGAAGATCTCCGATATCGGCGAGGCCAACGCCGTGGCCCTGGTGTTCGTCAACACCAACATGGCGGCGGCCGGCGGCGTGGTTGCCGCAGCCATCACTGCCCGCATCCTGTTCGGCAAGACCGATCTGACCATGGCCCTGAACGGCGCCCTGGCCGGCCTGGTCGCCATCACCGCCGAACCCCTGACCCCGACGCCGCTGCTGGCCACCCTGATCGGTGCCATCGGTGGTGTGCTGGTGGTGTTCTCCATCATCAGCCTCGACAAGCTGCGGATCGACGATCCGGTCGGTGCCATCTCGGTGCACGGCGTGGTCGGCATGTGGGGCCTGATCGCCGTGGTCCTGTCCAACCCGGATGCCACCCTCGGTGCCCAGCTCACCGGTCTCGGCGTGATCCTCGGCTGGACGCTGGTCGCCTCCCTGGTGGTGTGGATGGTGATCAAGGTCGTCATGGGCCTGCGCGTCAGCGAGGAGGAGGAGTACGAGGGCGTGGACCTCGCGGAGTGCGGCCTGGAGGCCTATCCGGAGTTCACCGGTGCCAAGGGTTCCGGCATCTGA
- a CDS encoding accessory factor UbiK family protein yields the protein MIDPKLFDDLAQRINAAMPGGLRELQTDLDKTIRSAVQNALGKLDLVTREEFDIQSRVLARTRQKLEDLTGRVEALERQLLDEPPAGGTPAAPEQDMDGG from the coding sequence ATGATCGATCCCAAACTCTTCGACGACCTGGCACAGCGCATCAACGCGGCCATGCCCGGTGGTCTGCGCGAGCTGCAGACGGACCTCGACAAGACCATCCGCAGCGCGGTGCAGAACGCCCTTGGCAAGCTCGATCTGGTGACCCGCGAGGAGTTCGACATCCAGAGTCGGGTGCTGGCCCGTACCCGGCAGAAGCTGGAAGACCTGACCGGCCGGGTGGAGGCCCTGGAACGCCAGCTGCTGGACGAGCCGCCGGCCGGCGGAACGCCAGCCGCCCCCGAGCAGGACATGGACGGCGGCTGA
- a CDS encoding ATP-binding cassette domain-containing protein codes for MARGLALPGLGPVDCVLEVGECIALSGPSGAGKTRLLRALADLDPHNGGLWLDGRPAEAVAPCDWRRQVGLLPAESAWWRETVGEHFRRPPPASLLEAVALDPAVLDWPVVRLSSGERQRLALLRLLLNQPRVLLLDEPTANLDVDNTARVERLVADYRQRQGAAVLWVSHDMDQLQRLAQRHWRIEGGRLQEAGA; via the coding sequence ATGGCCAGGGGGCTGGCCCTGCCGGGGCTGGGTCCGGTCGACTGTGTGCTGGAGGTGGGGGAGTGTATTGCCTTGTCCGGGCCTTCCGGTGCTGGCAAGACACGCCTGCTGCGTGCGCTCGCCGATCTCGACCCGCACAATGGCGGGCTCTGGCTGGATGGGCGACCGGCCGAGGCCGTCGCGCCCTGCGACTGGCGACGCCAGGTGGGGCTGCTGCCGGCGGAGAGTGCCTGGTGGCGTGAGACGGTGGGGGAACATTTCCGGCGGCCGCCGCCGGCCAGTCTCCTGGAGGCCGTGGCTCTCGACCCGGCCGTGCTCGACTGGCCGGTGGTGCGCCTTTCCAGCGGTGAACGCCAGCGGCTGGCCTTGCTGCGTCTGCTGCTTAACCAGCCGCGGGTGTTGCTGCTCGACGAGCCGACGGCCAATCTCGACGTCGACAACACTGCCCGTGTGGAACGGCTGGTCGCTGATTATCGCCAGCGGCAGGGGGCTGCCGTACTCTGGGTCAGCCATGATATGGACCAGCTGCAGCGGCTGGCGCAGCGCCACTGGCGGATCGAGGGCGGCCGTCTGCAGGAGGCCGGGGCATGA
- the glnK gene encoding P-II family nitrogen regulator — protein MKLVTAIIKPFKLDDVREALSEIGVQGVTVTEVKGFGRQKGHTELYRGAEYVVDFLPKVKLEVAVNDDLVDQVIEAISKAANTGKIGDGKIFVFDLQQAVRIRTGETGPEAL, from the coding sequence ATGAAACTAGTTACTGCAATCATCAAGCCCTTCAAGCTCGACGACGTCCGTGAGGCGCTGTCCGAGATCGGTGTCCAAGGTGTGACGGTCACCGAGGTCAAGGGTTTCGGCCGTCAGAAGGGGCATACCGAGCTCTACCGCGGTGCCGAGTATGTGGTGGATTTCCTGCCCAAGGTCAAGCTGGAGGTGGCAGTCAACGACGATCTGGTCGATCAGGTCATCGAGGCCATCAGCAAGGCGGCCAACACCGGCAAGATCGGCGACGGCAAGATCTTCGTCTTCGATCTGCAGCAGGCGGTTCGTATTCGTACCGGGGAAACCGGTCCGGAGGCGCTCTAA
- a CDS encoding CDGSH iron-sulfur domain-containing protein, giving the protein MTEPIIVQKKPHVLELDAGSYYWCACGRSKNPPFCDGSHQGTGLEPIHFELSEPTKVWLCGCKHSARPPFCDGAHKRL; this is encoded by the coding sequence ATGACCGAGCCGATCATCGTACAGAAGAAGCCCCACGTCCTGGAACTCGACGCCGGCAGCTACTACTGGTGCGCCTGCGGCCGCTCGAAGAACCCGCCGTTCTGCGACGGCTCCCACCAGGGCACCGGCCTGGAACCCATCCATTTCGAACTCAGCGAACCCACCAAGGTCTGGCTGTGCGGCTGCAAGCACAGCGCCAGGCCGCCGTTCTGCGACGGCGCCCACAAGCGGCTCTGA
- a CDS encoding TorF family putative porin, translating into MNTFAKAGVAVAMAALSASAAAEISGNVALATDYMFRGVSQTDNQMALQGGFDWAHESGFYIGAWASNVDSNFFSGTSTDPQLEADLYLGYAGEVGEFGYDLGVIRYSYPGYDDANTTEVYLTGSYSFFSAGVYYSNELNFVGVSESAWYIDLGAEYEVAEGVTVAAHVGFSDGDAYDSVASGGLGSDYMDYSIGVSTEMAGVGLDLTYVGTNNDGEDIFGGVADDRVVFTVSKSF; encoded by the coding sequence ATGAATACCTTCGCCAAAGCCGGCGTCGCTGTTGCGATGGCCGCTCTCTCTGCCTCGGCGGCCGCCGAGATCAGCGGCAACGTGGCCCTGGCCACCGATTACATGTTCCGCGGCGTGTCCCAGACCGACAATCAGATGGCCCTGCAGGGCGGTTTCGACTGGGCACACGAGAGCGGCTTCTACATCGGTGCCTGGGCATCCAATGTCGATTCCAACTTCTTCTCCGGTACCTCGACCGATCCGCAGCTGGAGGCCGATCTGTATCTCGGCTATGCCGGCGAGGTTGGCGAGTTCGGCTATGACCTGGGTGTGATCCGCTACAGCTATCCGGGCTATGACGACGCCAATACCACCGAGGTCTACCTGACCGGCAGCTACAGCTTCTTCAGCGCCGGTGTCTACTACTCCAACGAGCTGAACTTCGTCGGTGTCAGCGAGAGTGCCTGGTACATCGATCTCGGCGCCGAGTACGAGGTCGCGGAAGGCGTCACGGTCGCGGCCCATGTCGGTTTCTCCGACGGCGATGCCTATGACTCGGTCGCCAGCGGTGGTCTGGGTTCCGACTACATGGACTACAGCATCGGTGTGTCCACCGAGATGGCCGGTGTGGGGCTGGACCTGACCTATGTCGGCACCAACAACGATGGCGAGGACATCTTCGGCGGCGTGGCCGACGATCGGGTGGTGTTCACCGTGTCCAAGAGCTTCTGA